In Nymphaea colorata isolate Beijing-Zhang1983 chromosome 10, ASM883128v2, whole genome shotgun sequence, the genomic stretch tttagGTGCAGTGCTGCGAGGgtgtatatgcatgtatatatgtatataaatcatttgttacCTAATTATTTAACCATTTAATAGtcttattatatttatatataaaattttgtattaaagataatttagttatgtgcacatttaaaatggcCAATTATGACCAGGTTCTCCTGACCGAACCCAATGTGTTGTCGAAGAACACCAGCACCAGTGTCGACACAAGTGTGGCAGCCATTTAAAAGCACAAAGGTGACATCACTAAAAACTATCACAAAAGATGAAACACACCTTTTACAACAGTTTTTagtgacaaaataaaaaataaccatctgGCCATAGAAGTACCCAgctcataatatatatatatatatgtatatagggagggaaaaagagagagagagagagaggcacaaaaaggaaaaaaataaaaaataaaagaaataagtgGTTCTTAAGTGGCAAATTTAGTTATAAATTCTAATTgacagaaaacaagaatgaataaATCTGACGTCAACACCATGAGATTTAGCACAAAAGGCAAAAGGAAAATCGAAGAAACGGGGATTCTTAAGAGCACAAACCCTATAttggaaaactaaaaaaataaaaacatttttcaattgTTGTAGTTCAAAAGAAGTTCACAAGGTGTGCAATTTATACTTTTAATAAGGTACAGTGATGACAAAGTATGAAATAAGTGGTACAAGTAAAGcacagaaaagaacaaaaactgcTCTAGTACTGAACCTTAGCTTGCCAAATGGCAATTGATCAGCATTATAGTTTGCAGTCAACAGCTCCGCCATGTCACCCAATGCGACCTACACGCAGGTGAAGCAAGGTTTATAAGCACACAGTACCATGTGATGCACAACCGATCCACACCcattcacaagaaaaatgaaggaatcACACCTCACATAGAAGAAGTACTCCAGAGCGTGATCCACTGTTATATGCATAGCAATAGTTGGCACTTTTTGAGAACATATCAGCAAAATAAACCCCTTTTCCGAACATATAGCCTGTTACAGGTGCCTCAGGAGGAGCTATACGCAATCCTGTTCAAAGGAATAAGACAACTTTTACGTATTAAAAGCAACATGATTACAGGAACAATGACAGTCAAAATTAACAAAACATTCAGATGCAACTTTGCTGGACCTCAATAAAATTCATATCTCAAAAAAGAGTACCAACCTTGAGACAGGATGCCGGTCCAATTTGCAAGTCGAGAACCATGCCACAAGAGCATTCGATTCTTTGTGCGAGAGAACTGCCACAAAGATATCTCTTCTTTTAGCAACCAAGTTGCTGGATATTCTACAACTTAAGCTAATAAACGACCAGTACACATTCATTTAGTACAAGTAATGGTGCTTAAATAGCTGGAAGCTGACCTTCTCAAATCGCTCATTTTCTGCTTCCCTGCAAACTTTAAAGATTTGCAATATATCAACCGTGTAATCTGCATGTGTCTTAGCATGAGTGTTCTTCATATACTCTTTTATCTGATCATATCATCATACAAAGATGTCAATGGAGGAAAATAATAGATCTGAAGGCTTGCCAAGCAAATAGCATGCACATTCAAATTTGTTGGATTTTGATCATATGCAAAAGGATGTTAATATCACTGTACCATGGAATATTCCTGGCAATCAGCTTCAAGTGGCTCCAGGTTGCAGTTAAGGCGTTGATAATGAGCATAAAGGGGATCATCCTGGAATATGAAAAGATAGAAACTAATTCGGCCACAGAACAAATAGAAGAATTGGAGAAGAGCtaaaagatagaaaacaaaaaccTGTAGAAACCTATGttacataggtatgggtacaggTACTAATTCGGGTATGGGTACAAAGTATTTTCAAAACCTTGGGTATGGGGGTAcaactgtgtgtgtgtgtgtgtgtgtggtcaCAAACAATGTTTTCGTGCTTTAAACAGCAATATTTTTTTCaggtataatatggcgagcttgaaaaaaatgacaaaaatatggtatttttttaaaaaattaaaaattaagaaaaagaaaatgagtgagaaactaataacacaaacatcaaaaaataagtaaataagcaacaaaagaattttaaaaacaCTTCAAATGAATGCAACAAGAAacatttctttgcatttttttatagttttaaatggctgacttattttgtatattttatacgtgttttttttttaaaaaccgttttttgtgactatgatatgtAAATAACTTCAATATAGCTAATTAGTGCCTTTTTTATGTatcttgatttttacttgtGTAGTTGCTTATGGCTTATGAGATGTTTAGCCTTTATGATGAAAGTTTTTAGGAGAAGTTATATTGAAGTTATTTACAAATCAAAAtacagaaatttttcattaaatctcCTCATTAATTATACGGTCTTTATGTAGTAGGTTCGGTAATTTGggtctctatttctctctctctcctccccgtATTACGCTTCTTTTTTGGTAATCTTTAttattatagttttaaatatatagttaacattGATTATTATAACATCTTTATTATATTACaacattaaatataaaattaaccTTCATTATTATAGTATTAAATAGTATAATAAAGCATAAATTTAGGACAAAAAAAGACTCTTCGAGACTTAAAATAGATGGATATGGACTTGGATATATTGACCATACCGTTACGGTTTTGACCATACCCAGCAGTGTACCAGTACCCATACTGGTACCATACCAGCCCCAGGTCAGTACCGGTATTGCTACATGTGTGACATAGTCACATAGCCCAAAACATAACTGAGTCTTAGCAATTTGGTTGAGCATGCATAAAATGGCATTTGGAGGAGTCTGAACTGATAAGACATGAATTTCTGAATCTTGTGCAGGTCCTTTTCAATACTTATTGGGAAGGGTTTGACAACCATGATTCTGCCAGAGGATTCAAGGGCATAAATGACCAAAAGCTTAAGGTTCTTTGAAGGGAATCAAATTCTATCCAGCACTGAATTCATGCACTCAAATCACCAAAACTCACACTTTTTAATCCCACATATAAACCATGATCCTTGTCCAGCTTCAAGGAAATGATGAAGTAAGACCCAGGCTGACAGTCTCCAAATAACTCCAAATACTATTGCATCATTCCTGCAGGTTGACTGTTCCCAGCTGTTGCATCCTAAGATGGAGGTTGGAGAGGTCAAGAATAAGGATAGCATATGTTCCAACCAATGTCAGTCTATGAGGCAAGCTAGCAGATGGCCTCAGCCCTCAGTTTGTATAACCCAGTGAAAATCACTTACCATCTTCCCTCCACCACTAAATAGCAatcaaacatattttcagaCTCTAGGTCTAACCTGcatttcatcttcatccttcAGCAACTTTGTAGCAACCTCAATTTCTCCTAGTGCCTCAACCTGAAGAACGAATTAAACATCATGGTCATGCTAACGTAAAGAAATACACATGAAGCTAGCATATGAGTTTGTTGGGAGAAAGTTATTCTTAATGACATCATGAGCTCATTTTCTCGTAAAAGTCCACAAATTCCTCATATGTAATTTCCAGCACAATCACCTTGGAGGTTGTGAATAGAAGCAAAAGCTTCTTTCTAGACAAATGGAACACAGTGAACCTCTTGAGGGCTTCAATTTCCACTTTCTCTCACTGCACATCTCCCCTTTCATGTAGTTATTATAACATATGTGCTCAAAACAGATTAGCGCATGCTAGTGAATGCAAGAGAGGTTAGAACATAGAAGACAAATTTTATCATTAACTCCATGATATTACCAAATTGTTGTGCTTTTAACGCATCAATGTTATTGTgctttttaaaatcaaataaatgagaaaaatataacCTATAAGGCATACCATTTCAAGCTTTTGCTTCAATTTCTGAGGGGTATCAATGACAAATTCGCCTGGTAGAATTAGGCACTTCTAACATCAGTGTCATGCTTGCAAAAAATCATGCATAATGTTTGTACTTACTCTATGCAAAATGAAGCTTACATAATAAATTTaagattgaaaaattgaaattgaagacaaagaaaagcaaaagtgaactTGAAGTATCAGCTTGACATACTCAtctttttaaaaccaaaatcgTGGGGAATAACAGTGTAGAACTCCCTGCAATATTAACATAGTAGAATATGAGTCGAGCTTACACATCCATAATTAGGTAAAACTGTACTAGAAGAAGTGAGAAATGGGCCTCACACAAATACAAGAGCAAAAAAGCTGCAGAGACAGAGATGTTACCTTACAATAATTCAGTGTGATTCGAAACTAAAAAGGCTTGCGGTTTCAATTTGACTAACAGGTACGCCACTTTTAATTTTTGGTCCAAAAAAATGGAATCTAGGCTACCCAAGACGCATAGACTTCCCAAAACAGTCACACTAACCTAGTCAACAAGACCCAGGTGTTCCTACAGATACGGTATGGCAACAAACAATTTGTTTTGCTGATTCATTACATCATTGATAGAATGACAGCTTGTTCATgataattttgtttcttgtggACACTTTTTATGTGTGTCtacacatatataattatatatgacCACACCCACACAAAGTATTTAACAGCATGCATACACATTTGAAGTGGACATCATTCACAATTAGAATGTGTATTCTATGTTCTATATTTTGCAAATGTTTTGGAATGGTTCtcttattttttgtaaaagtgCAGAGTTTCAATTCCTTTTCATCAACTAAAGGTCTTCATATGAAGCAAGAAAGGCAAGAGAAAAGCATGGTCATGGTCTCATGGATAAGAAACTGTCATATTTGAGGGGATATCAGATCAATAGTGATTAGACTTTGGTTGTGGTCTTGTCTAGCTGGAAACCAACAGTCCTTTGTAAGAATCTTCTGGCATATACATAAATAACTTACAATGAGTCTCCAACTATCATCTACCAAACTTAGTCCACTTTGTGACAAAATTTATCTCCGCTATTTAAACAAGCAAAACtctatgttttcaaaaaatattgtgaaaattttcagcagcatttttatgaaattttaaaaaaaatataaagtaaCAGAAACAAGCAAAAGGGGACACACTTGAACAATTAGGGTTTTTCCTTAATCCTAAGAAACCAAACAATAAGACATATTTATCACTAAAAAGGGGTAAAGCAGTTCCAGCaatttctcaatatatatatatacacaccaaCCATTTGATCTTGTGACTTTTTGAAGAAGATTGTTAGTGATATTCATGGCAGAGTCTATTGCAGATTGTTAATGGATCACTTTTGTTCACCAATAACCTGAAATCATGAGCTTGCATGCCACTATGTAGTGCAGCCACTATGTAGTGATGCACAAAATCAAATGTCcagaaaaggacaaaaagtaCCCGCTCAACAtctctaacttttttttgtccaaGGACCCAATTACGTCAGAGATTCTTCTTAATACTTCATAACCCTGCAAGCAGAAAGAGAAGCCAGATATGTATGTAAATTCAATCAGTgataaattcaaatataatgCTAGATCAACTGAAATGCAGAATGCAAACTTCAGAAATTAGATATATGTCACAATGCAAAGACAatcttttgtttaaaacacCTTCATGTTTGAATATAAATGTTccatttttttaccaaaaatgCTTCAGGAGCTTTATATCTATTATGGTTGAAGAATTTGAAATTCCTATGTATCAACTGGATTTGTTTGCTACAAAAGTACAAGCACTATGATACACTATCAAGATAGCTACCTTGATACAGAAATGGAATGATGAGAAAGTGTATAAAGAATAAGGTGCTGTGATGGAGAAGACATCATTAAATAGATCTAGGTAACATGTGGAATATTTCATTTATGATATTTTGCAACAAGTGGAGCTGTTCCTGTTCCTGGTTATGCTTGGTTTCAAGGAAATATAGAAAATGCTCTCAGTACTCTAGTggcatactttttttttccttgctcttttgaaaatatcccTTGGTTTCATCTACACCTACTTCATACAAACCTGGATGATGGTGGTTCTGTTGATTATGCCAAAGCCATCTGATCCGAAAGCAACAAATAGTTAAATGAAGATCGGTACATGatcttttttttgggttataTTCCTATATTTGGTCATTATCTTGGTTTGCATCATTATGACAACAATAATTAAAAGTTTGTTCTAATTAAATAAACATTCATTAATGTTTAACACTGCATTAAAGCTATGATCAACTATCATAGAAAGGGAGAAACTGCTCTATATGAAGCAGTATGCAACTGAATGTCAAAAAGAACTATTAAAGATTCAGACAAAAGTAAATGCCATCATCAACTAGTTGAGGTAAAGACAATAAACTGAAACCGACATAATCAAACATATCACAAATTTAAGGCTCCTACCAAGAAGATTTTGAATCCTAAACTGTTCTCTAAGCATTTGGTGGCAGCAGGAGGTTAAGGTTTACCTTCACAATTGTAGATTTACTTAGCTTGCCAAGTGGCAATTTTTCTGCATTATAGCCTGGAAGAGCATAGAGAGTTAAGTAAACCAACAATTGTCAACAGCAATGCGGTAGAAGCAGccaaaattggaaaaatatttttttctacatCCATCTGTGGAtttgcattttgaaaaaaaatgcccaTTTTGTGCAACCAAACCAAAAAATGCAACACATCCATTAAGCGGCTGCTTGATTCAAGGCAAAAAGAAATCGAACAACTATTAACAAAAATGTGGGTTCACATATTTTGactaaaacaaacaaacatatggCTCGGCAAAATTTTTTcccatgaaagaagaaaattttacttgcaAATGTCACAAATCAATTAGGGAAAAAACACTTCCAGAAGCATATcactggaaaaagaaaacttggaaccaaatttgttcaacaaaaggCCATGTACTCATAGTCGTAGCATGATGAAATGAACTAACCAATCTCAAGCATTTGCTGCTTCATCATGCTGATATCACATATAAGAGAGATGAACTGTGCAATACAAGGATCAAGCTTGGTCTCACGAAGCTGACCACTTATATTTGGCATATCAAGCTTTCTCTTATCCTGTGCAAGAACAAAACATGGTCCTCATTaatgattgaaaagaaaagcagcGACAATAAGCTGCTTTCAAATATCAACAGAATATGGGAATGGAATGCAAGCATTCAAAAAGATAAGAAGACCTTTCCATCTGCATCTTCGCTGTAGTCCATTTCCAGCCATGTATAGTactttggaaaagaaataaactGTTGTCGACTCGACCAACAATTGTTTGTTTTActatggaattttgattcaaattctTTAATTGCATCAACTCTCGAACTGTAAGGTCCAATCAACTTGTTTTGACCTTTCACCCCAACCCGGCCCCATCTCAGGTAAACCATATATGATCTGTGATCATCAGATTCTGCAATCATGTTCCACTAGTTAACACGTGTCGGAAAAAACACATACTTATACTATGTAACTAATATGCATGTCAGGTTAAGTGTTTGCTCTGTGCACAAGtgttttcaacttgttttgaCCTTTCACCCCAACCCAGCCCCATCTAATAAACCATATATGAACTGTGATAATCAGATTCTGGAATCATGTTCCACTAGCTAACATTTATGTCCAAAAAAAACAAGCACTTTGTGCctaatatatatcatatatgtcaGTTTAAATGCATGCTCTGCACATAAGTGCCttccccaacccaaccccatcTCATGTAAACCATATATGAACTGTGATCACCAGATTCTGCAATCATGTTCCACTAGTTAACATTGATGTCTGGAAAAAATACGTACTTGTACTATGTGCCTAATATGTATGTCAGTTTAAGTGTTTGCTCTGCGAATAATGAGAGAGAGTAGGTGTGTatttgcgagagagagagatgtgaacACAAAAACTGTTTTATATATTCTGCGCTGCCATAAATGTCATCCCGGGAGACGTTAATTGATTTCtaagaaatagttcaaaaaatgaaactaataATAACAGCGAGATATCATGAATTCGTTAAAataacaaaactgaaaattttcaaatttgaaaagtttttgCTACTTTTCCTTCAAATTCCAAAAGCTTCCAACAAAACTACCACAAATATCTTAATGGTTGTATCATATAAAAGtactcagaaaaaaaaaaaaaaaaaaaaaaacttccacgCCAATCACCCTTAGGTGATAAAGGATGCGTCCACCTCTAAAGAGAGCGTGCAAAGCCTGGACAGCAACTAACCATACGTTTGTcgctcaataaaaaaaaatgacaagctTTCAAAAAGCAATTATCTCACTGCAAGAAAAAATAGAATGCATTGAAGATCTACCAAGAACTTGAATCATGTaatatttgttattgttttggCCCATATTTGTTTGATTAAGCATAGCATCATATGCTTCATTCCCCTGAAACAGGAAAGGCAACATTGAGTCAAAGCAGTATAGACATAaacttaaagaagaaaaaaactcaaacaTTCATGATGCAGCATGTAAAGAAACGTTACACATTGGAAAGGACAGGTATTAAACCAAGTCATACAAAGAGAAGTATTAAACCAACAATAAAAGCCACAATTATGTAAAATTCCTTGGATCACGtgaacccaaaaaaagaagaagaaaaatacaaaccaAAGTCATaaaatcaaaaattaatatacgAACTATAAAGCaataaaaaacaggaaaatagtAGCAACATTTCTCCAGACAAGATTTTAGTGATGAGAACCAGGCTGACACATCACATATATAAGGTAGAAATTAAAATGAAGTTTGGTTGGTGACATCGTAAAGTTGAATGCCGGAAACCCAGCATTTTCCCTTGGGAGTTGAAGAGAAAAGTGAgacattgaaacttgaaaggaaaAGCACTTTACGGATTAAGAACGTTCACATACAAGAACCAAAACATGGTAGTGGGATTTCACGTCATCTGGAAGCCACTGGTCTAAAATTGCACCACATTTCTTGGTTGCCGTCACAAATTTCTTCCTGGAAGCTACTTCATTTTCTACATCTGTCATCATCAGTAAAGAAGAAAGGTTAAACATAGGCAACATGCTAACTTCACGTCCCTAGGCCACTGGAAAAGTGTGTCGGAGAGATTGTATTCGCAAAGCAAGACAAACTACATTATCCCAATCCTATGTTTCGACCATCACTAACAAAGAAACGGTCAAAAGAGGTCATGTTATACCTTCCCGGTCTATCAAGAAGCACCCAACAATAGTCCATCACCCTGGTAACGGTTTAAGTTCTACTGGTTGCCTGTTGCACAACAAACCATTTCTTCTCCACGACCATTCCCAGAAGAATAATCGATATCGGAAACCCAAATCAAACACAACAGAGTATCCCACCTTTGCatcaaaagaggaaaacaaacaTCAACCTACCCGCGGCACCTTCTTCAGCAGCATCCAACTCTAGATCGGCCTTTCGCTTCTTGGAGCCCGTATTCTTGGAATTTAACGCcgccttcttttcttcttcaagaaTCGCAGCATCGAGCCTTTTCACCTGAACGAATAGATCAACAACCTCCAGTAAaggggaaggaaagaaagagtcACAGCCGGCGAGTTTCCCCAGAACAGAAGATTACCAGTGCGGCCTTGTTGCCGGCGGTATCGAGGCCACGATTAGCCAATTGCTTCCGTAATTCGTCGACTTTAAGCTTGCTCGACATCGCTTGACCAAAGATAGATCGATCAAGCTATCGAATGccaacaagaaagagagagagagagtgaggacGTTTTGGCGCGGGAGTAGGTGAAGCGCGGGCTTTTAAACCACTCGAGATGAGAAAGCTTGGACTCTACGCGTCGTTTCTTGCGACGGACGCTGGCCCGGATCTGATTCTGATACTATCGATCCGTGTATAGGTCCGTTGTTGGAAGGCTCGCTTCCCAAGGAATGGAACTCAACGGCTCGGGTTTGCGTAGGCCGCGAAAGTGAATAAAGGGGATCATCAACCACATGAAGCAATGTAGGGCACTCAAAACCTATGTTACAGAGGTACAAGTATTAATTCGGGTATGGGTaaggagtatatatatatatatatatatatacatatatatatatcagaaactgtttttgtgtttttaacacagattttttttttgtgttgtacggtaagcttgaaaaaaaatgagaaaaatatggtaaaatttAAAGCAtcacaaaaattatgaaaaaaataatataagtGAGAAACTgataacacaaatatcaaaaaaataaataaataagacaacaaataaaaactaaaaactaaaacAACTAGTTTAAACTTGGCATTAAGGAGCATGAAAAAAACActtcaaatgaaagaaacagtaaataaatgaaaaaaaacacgttttttttttttgcatttattagttaaaaaacatcatttttttaggttttaaatGGCTGACTCATTTATTGtgttttgtactttttttttccaaaaaaacgtTTTTTGTGACGATgattatatataatttcaatATAACTAATTAGTGCTTGTTTATGCATCCTAACTTTTACTTGCTTAAATGTTTATGGCTTATGAGATATTTTGTCTTTTGGGTAATCTTTAATAAAGCATCTTCTCTTTTCCACTTTTCAATTGGCCGTCCACTTCAGGCTACTTCTTTGCCTGATGTTTTTAGAAACATTCGTTTATTGCAATAATTTGAAGGATTTAAATGGCTCACAGTCGGCTCAGATATAGTCTTTGCTGGATTCCACTTAATCGTGTTGTATGCATTTAAAATCTGAATTTAGACCCTCTACTTGGATCTGACTAACATAAGATTTAAGATTTATGTGCAATTGTTTCTAATGTTTGGTGGATTTCAATTGGATATCAGACATAAATTTGGATGCGCAACAGCCTATTGGATCTGATCAGGGGAGGAGgagcatcaatttttttttttaatttacatgtaaatttttaaaaatttgtctatcctatataaaaatttaacaaaatgaagaaactaTAATGTGGCTCcccttcataaaaaattcctagctctaCCCTTAGATCCGATTAGTTagttgaatataattttctttacCATGTCCGGCTAAACTGCTGAGAACCCAGATCGGTAATCGATATATTTATGATCCAACAAAATACTGATTccgatttttaaaaaaatgtcacaGACAACCAACTTACTGTGTTGAGTTGGGCTTTGTATATATTATTGCTAAGCCTGTTGGTCCCGTATAGAACATCCAAAGACTCCAATTTccatttgaatatggatatgtcaCCACATCCAATTATCAAATGCTCCTCCACaggtagaaaaaaataaaccacAAAGCATAGGTAACTGGTACAAGACAGGTTTCTCCACACGAAGGAACTCTCAAAGGGGAAAAGAAAGCCATAACAAAACAGACATAAAATATCTGCAAAATCTAGGCTTTAAGTATTTGATAATGCTAAGATtgaacaaaagtaaaaaatatcaTCCATTTCGATGGTCTTCTTACAGCacctaatattttgaaaatatagttgGGAAATCCCAATATCATTTCTAGACTATTCCAACGGTAACATTCAGAAAAGGAACCATAATCTGATTATTACATCGCATGTAAGTTGTGTTTAAAAATCCAGCTACAAGGTGAGGTAAAGTATGAAGTTTTGGCATTGTCAGCAGAGAACCATGATTCATGCTCATTGCTCACTAAGATCATATTTACTTTGCCCACTACTCACTTTTCCTTCAGAGAATAAAGAGTAGGctcattttttatgttgagCGCTATTTTTCCCATTTACATACTACAACTGCATACGCTCCTCGATGAAAAGTAGGAGAGAGAGCACTGATATGACAGTGTCACAAAGGGGATGTAGGCTTGTATAGTTTGTAGGATtgatttactctctctctctctctctctctctatacgtacatatgtacatgtttgtgtgtgtgcagtCTTCATTTTGGCCGTGAGATCAGCGCAGAGATTAGAAAAGTAACCCTAGCACCGCCAGTTCAAGGAACAAACATGTATAAGAACAGACTTTGCGAAATTTGTAACTCGGCCAGAAAAACTTGCCTTCAGAAAAAATAGGTACAAATCTGTCTTATGCCTTGAAAACACTTCAgatacatgaatatatatacacctGTGAGAGAAGACTGCTTTTGACAAGATTAGACGTTAGCAGCTTAATACCCAATAGCTCCCTAAGATATTTACACACAAAAGAAAACTCATCCAGTTAAGATATTCACTTGCCTTCTAACATTAAACGAAACAATGGCAACTGCAGTAGAAGCCACAAGCAGAAGTATGTAAGAGCTACTTAACGTTCGTCCATTGAAGGCTTGTAAAACCTCTTTGAAACTTATACCAAAGAGACATCTGCAGAGAACCCAGGATGATTGGGACATCTTATCATGACGAATACATTCATTTGAATGTTGAGACTTGAGTGGGCCCAACAATTGGTCAATTAGGACCCCCAAAATCTTCTCATATTCTCCAAAGTAAACCACCTTTCTGGAACACATCTATCTGCAAGTTTAAGAGATCAAACGAATGCTAAACATCAGTATATGCAAATACATTAGCagatatatcaaaataaatatcaAGCTAGCCCCAAGCCATGTGTCGTAGCGTGCCACTTGTGTGCAAGGATCGGATTAGGCTTGCAGGTAAGTAGTCAATTAAGAATAAGCTagtgaaaaaaaggaagacaagtTGCACCTACCAGAAAGTATGACAAGGAAGTAAGTACATAGAGAATTCTGTTTAGATTTTCATCTACTAGgtgaaaatatttggaattttTCTGTACAACCAAGAAGAAGCTGTTCAATGAATTTTTTCTAAGAAGCCGATATCTAAAACCATCCTATAgacatctttttattttataattatgattatcattttgtaagagagagagagagagagagagaagagttgTGGGGTACGGGAGGAGAAGAGGGATGGCAGTAAACCACGCTAATGGAGGAACATAGTTGTTAAGGGCTATCGCATTCATATATGTACCTATCTTTTAGCTAAAATTTGCACCCCTTGAGCTTTgacaagataaaaaaattttagaaccAACAAATTATTGAACTTACTAAACATTCTCACGTTAC encodes the following:
- the LOC116261700 gene encoding poly [ADP-ribose] polymerase 2; the encoded protein is MSSKLKVDELRKQLANRGLDTAGNKAALVKRLDAAILEEEKKAALNSKNTGSKKRKADLELDAAEEGAADVENEVASRKKFVTATKKCGAILDQWLPDDVKSHYHVLVLGNEAYDAMLNQTNMGQNNNKYYMIQVLESDDHRSYMVYLRWGRVGVKGQNKLIGPYSSRVDAIKEFESKFHSKTNNCWSSRQQFISFPKYYTWLEMDYSEDADGKDKRKLDMPNISGQLRETKLDPCIAQFISLICDISMMKQQMLEIGYNAEKLPLGKLSKSTIVKGYEVLRRISDVIGSLDKKKLEMLSGEFYTVIPHDFGFKKMSEFVIDTPQKLKQKLEMVEALGEIEVATKLLKDEDEMQDDPLYAHYQRLNCNLEPLEADCQEYSMIKEYMKNTHAKTHADYTVDILQIFKVCREAENERFEKFSRTKNRMLLWHGSRLANWTGILSQGLRIAPPEAPVTGYMFGKGVYFADMFSKSANYCYAYNSGSRSGVLLLCEVALGDMAELLTANYNADQLPFGKLSTKGVGGTAPNPLEFRQLDDGVTVPLGKPVNQKGAKGSLLYNEYVVYNVDQIKMRYVIQVTFDYNK